The Bradyrhizobium barranii subsp. barranii genome segment TTGTCGTATTGCCAGGCTGCCTGCATCACCATCAGCCAGGCCGCCTCGAGCTCGACCCAGTTCACCGCGAGCGGATGCTGGATGCCCTGGTTCTTGCCGATCGGACGGTTGAACACCACGCGCGTCTTGGCGTATTCGGTCGCGCGCGACAGCGCGAGCTTGCCGAGGCCGACCGCTTCCGCCGCGATCAGGATACGCTCGGGGTTCATGCCTTCGAGGATGTACTGAAAACCCTTGCCCTCTTCGCCGATGCGGTCCTCCATCGGGATCTCGAAATCCTCGAAGAACAGCTCGTTGGAATCGACGATCTTGCGGCCCATCTTCTCGATTTCGTGGACCTTGATCTTCTTGCGGTCGAAGTCCGTGTAGAACAGGCTGAGGCCGTGGGTCGGCGAGCGCACGTCCTCCAGCGGCGTGGTGCGCGCCAGCAGCAGGATCTTGTGCGCGACCTGCGCGGTGGAGATCCACACCTTCTGGCCGTTGACGATGTAGCGGTCGTTCTTGGCGACGGCACGCGTCTTGAGCTGGGTGGTGTTGAGGCCGGTGTTGGGCTCGGTGACGGCGAAGCACGCCTTCTCGCGGCCCTCGACCATCGGCGGCAGCATGCGCTTGCGCTGCTCTTCGGTGCCGAACACCACGACGGGGTTGAGCCCGAAGACGTTGATGTGCACCGCGGAGGCGCCGGACATGCCGGCGCCGGATTCCGCGATGGCGCGCATCATGATCGCGGCTTCGGTGATGCCGAGCCCGGAGCCGCCATATTCCTCCGGCACGCAGATGCCGAGCCAACCGGCATCGGCCATCGCCTTGTGGAAGTCATGGGGAAAGCCGCCGTCGTGGTCCTTCTTCAGCCAATAAGCGTCGGGAAAGTCCTCGCAAACTTTTGCGACGGCGGCGCGAATGGCTTCCTGCTGATCGGTGAGCGCGAAATCCATGTTCTTGATCTCCTTATTGGGAGCCGAGCTCCAATCCTAGCGCCCCATCTGCGAGGGCAGCCAGAGAATGATCGAGGGAAACGCCACCAGGATCGCGATTGCGATCAGGTGCGCGATGAAGTGCGGGAAGGTGCCGTGGAACACTTCCGCCACCGGCCGCTTGGCATAGCGAGCAACGATGAAGCAGTTGAGCCCGACCGGCGGCGTGATCATGCCGACTTCTGCGGTGACGATCTTGATGACGCCGAACCAGATCGGATCAAAGCCCAGCGTCTTGATCAGCGGCAGCACGATCAGCACGGTCAGCACCAGGATCGCGATCTGGTCCATGAACGAGCCGAGCACGATGTAGCCGCACAGGATCAGCGTGATGATCACCCAGCGCGAGGCCGGCAAGGACCCGATCCAGGCGACGAGGTCCTGCGTCACATGGGTGAGCGTGAAGAAATAGCCGAAGATCGAGGCACCGACCAGGATCATGATGATCATGCAGGTGCCGTGGCAGGCGCGCAGCAGCGTCGCATAGAGCGATGACGGCGTGATCTTGCCCTTGACGATCGCGAGCAGGAAGGCGCCGAACGCGCCGAAGGCGGAGGCCTCCGTCGGCGTCGCGACGCCGAGATAGATCGTGCCTGTCACGATCGAGAACAGCACCACCATCGGCGAGACCTGCCACAGCAGCGAGAATTTCTCCCGCCATGGCACTGATTTCGCGGCCGGCGCGCGCGAAGGGTCCTGCCAGACCAGGAAATAGATCGTGGCCATGATGGTGAACGTCACCAGGATCGCCGGGATGATGCCGCTGATCAGCAGCTTGCCGATGTTCACTTCGGCCAGCAGGCCGAAGATAACGAGCGCAACGCTGGTCGGCAGCAGCATCGACAGCGTGCCTGAGATCGCAACGACGCCGGCCGCCATCTTCGGCTCGTAGCCCTGGCGGATCATCGCCGGCAGGCTGGTCGAGGACAGCGTCGCGGCGGAAGCCGTCGAGGTGCCGCAGATCGCGCCAAAACCGGCGCCGGCGAGCGCGGTGGCCATGCCGAGGCCGCCGGGGATGCGGCCGACCCAGGCCGAGGCGGTCTTGAACAGATCGTCTGCGACACCCGACAGCAGCACGAGATCCGCCATCAGCAGGAACATCGGAATGGTGATCAGCTCGTAGGCCGAGACGGTCGAGAGCGGCGCTGTCTGCAGGATGCCGAGCAGCGTGCCCCATCCGCCGACCATGATGAGGCCGACCGATCCGGAGAAAGCCATGGCAAAACCGACGGGCGTGCCGAGGGCAAGCAGGCCGAACAGCAGGGCGAGAACGATGAAAGGTGTCATGGATATCGCCCGTTACTCGAAGCCGCGTGCTTCGCCGACACCGGTCACCGGCGGCAGCGGATAGAGGTCGCGGCCGCTGACGAGGCTCAGCACATTGCCGACCAGCTGCAGCGCCAGCCGCAGCACCAGCACGCCGCAGCCGAACGGCACCAGCGCCGCCGAAATCCAGGTCGGCCAGGGGATCGCGCCGGAGAGCACGTCGTGCTGCTCGTAATTCTCCAGCGCGCGCTCGAACCCGACCTTGCAGATCAGGACGAACACGAACAGGCCGGCGAGCGCCGTGACGATCTCGGACAACCGTCGCCCGGTCAGCGAGAAGCGCGACAAGAGGATGTCGACGCCGACATGGACATGCTCGCGCAACGCATCCGACAGCGTGAAGAAGAACACGCCGGCGAGGAGATAGAGCCCGATCAGATCATAGGTGAAGGAGAAAGGGCTGTTCAGCGCGTAACGCATGAACACGTCGGCCACCACCAGCAGCATGATCACGAACATGAACACCACCGCGATCACCGTCAGCGCGCGCTCCAGCGCGCCGAGCACATCTCCTGCCCGTTTGATCACCTCTAGCGTCTCCCTGTTGGATATCGGACTACCTGGCGCTTTACTTGGCGCCGCCGGCGGCGAGCAGATCGTCGAACTCCTTCAGCGCGGCAGACGCCTGCTTGCCGCGGCTGTCGAGCCCGCTCGCCCACTCCTTGCCGACGCCCTTGAGCTTGTCCTTGATCTCGGTGCGCGTCGCCTCCGGCAGCGGATCGAAGCTGATGCCTTCGTCCTGCATTTGCTTCTTGGTAACTTCGCCTTCTTTTTCGACGCCGGCGCAGGCTTGCGGCGTAATCGCCTCCGAAGCCTCGTTCATCGCCTTCTTCACGTCGTCGGGCAGCTTGTCCCAGACCGACTGGTTGATGGAATAGGCGACGATGAAGCTGCCGAAGCTGACGCCTTCGGTGGCGTGCTTGACCAGCTTGTCGAGGCCGTAGGAGACGACGCTGTCCAGCGGGAACAGCAGCCCGTCCATCGTGCCGCGCGACAGCGACTCATAGGCATCGGGCGCAGCCATGCGCACCGGCACGGCGCTGAGCGCACGCAGCGTGAGGTCCTGCGCGCCGCCCGTGGTGCGCAGCTTCAGGCCCTGCATGTCCTTGGTGGTTTCCACCTTCGACTTGACGGTCCACACCTGGTAGGGCGGCAGCACGACGGCGAGCAGCAGCTTGATCTTGTTCGGCGCGTATTCCTGCTTGGCGAGAATGCCTTCACGGGCGATCTTCCAATAGGCGAGCGTGCCTTGGCAGCTGGTTGCGAACGCACCCGGCAATTGCGCGACTTCCGAGAGCGGCATCTTGTCGGAGACATAGGACGGTCCGATGTAGCCGATGTCGACCACGCCGGACTGCGTCAGCCGCAGCATGTCGGCGGCCTTGCCGATCTGCTGGTTCGGATAATAGGTGAAGGTCACCGCGCCATTGGTGCGCCTGGTGACGTCGTCCATCCAGGGCTTGAGCATCAGGCGGACGAGATAGTGACCGGCGGGGAAGCTATCGGCGACCTTCAGCTCCAGGGCCTGCGCCTGCAGCGTCGAGACCGGCAGCGAGAGAGCGAGCACTGCTGCGGCCCTGACCAGATTCTTCTTCATGTCGTTCTCCTTGACGCGTCCCCACGCCGAACGCGGCAGCGAATTGCTGCGGCGCCGTCCGGCCCTCGCCCTATTTCTTGCTTGAAAATGTACATATAGGTGAATTTATCTGTCAAGTATATGAACTATGCATGGAGCTATGCGCCAAAGACCGGAGCCGTCGAATTGTCGGCCGTTTTATGAACTCTAACTCCACGTATATGAATTTACCCAACGAGGTGTCATGGGACCGCTCGCCGGCTTCACCATTCTCGACCTGACCTCGGTGCTGATGGGCCCCTACGGCACCCAGGTGCTGGCGGACATGGGCGCCGAAATCATCAAGGTCGAAAGCCCCGAGGGCGACATCGTTCGCCAGATCGGTCCCGGCCGCACGCCCGGCATGGGCGGGATGTTCCTCAATGCCAATCGCGGCAAGCGCAGCATCGTGCTCGACCTGAAGAAGACGGAAGGCCGCGACACCTTGCTGCGGCTGGCGAAGCACGCCAACGCGCTCGTCTACAACGTGCGCCCACAGGCAATGGCGCGGCTCGGCCTCGACTACGAGACACTTCGCGAGATCAACCCCGCGCTCGTCTATGTCGGCGCGTTCGGCTACGGCCAGTCCGGGCCCTATGCCGCAAAGCCCGCCTACGACGATCTGATCCAATGCGCCGCCACGATTCCGACGCTGCTTGCGGCGGCCGGCGACGGCACGCCGCGCTACGTCCCCGTCACCATCGCCGACCGCATCGTCGGCCTGATGCTGGTCAATGCGACCATGGGCGGGCTGATGCACCAGAGCCGCACCGGCGTCGGCCAACGCATCGACGTTCCGATGTTCGAATCGATGACGGAGTTCGTGCTGGTCGATCATCTGGGCGGGCTCACCTACGATCCGCCGCTCGACCATGGCGGCTACGCCCGCCTGCTGTCGCGCTATCGCCGCCCCTACAAGACCAGCGACGGCTATCTCTGCGTCCTCATCTACAACGACAAGCACTGGCGCAGCTTTTTTGAGGCGATCGGACAGCCGCATTTCCTAGATCGGCCGCGCTTCGCCAACCATGCGTCGCGGACGAAGCACATCGACGAGATCTACGAGGAGATCGGTCACATCTTCCTCACGCGCACCACCGCAGAATGGCGCGATCTGCTCGAGCGCGCCGACATTCCGGTGATGCCGATGCATACGCTGGAGACGATCCTCGACGATCCGCATCTCAATGCGATCGACTTCTTCAGGACGGTGGATCATCCCGTCGAAGGCCGCATCCGCCAGATGCGCGTGCCCTCCACCTGGAGCGTGACCCAGCCGGAAGCCGCCGGCCCCGCACCGACCCTCGGCCAGCACGGCCGCGACATTTTGCGCGAGGCTGGATTCTCGACCGAAGAGATCGAAGCGCTCGCAGAGCAAGAAGCAGTTCACCTGGCCGCGCCGCCCTAAGGGCAGCGCTGGCCAGAATCGCAGCGATACAGGGAGGAAACCGCGATGGCCGGACTTTATTTCGAGGACTTTTCCGTCGGCCAGGAGTTCAGGCATCCGCTGACCCGGACCGTCACGGAGATGGACAACACCATGTTCAGCCTGCTGACGCTCAACCCGCAGCCGCTGCATATCGACGCGCATTTCGCTGAAAAGACCGAGTTCGGCCAGCGCATTTTCAACAGCCTTTACACCCTCGGCATCATGATCGGCATGACGGTCTATGATACGACCATGGGGACCACTGTTGCCAATCTCGGCATGACCGACGTCACGTTCCCAAAACCGGTCTTCCATGGCGACACCTTGCGGGCGACGACGAAGGTGCTTTCGTTGAGGGAATCCAAATCGCGCCCGAGAGCGGGTATCGTCGAGTTCGAGCACCACGCCTTGAACCAGAACGACGAGATCGTCGGCAAATGCCGCCGCATGGCGATGATGCACAAGAGGCCGGTCTGATGCGTTCGATGCTGTTCGTGCCGGGGGATTCCCCGCGCAAATTCGAGAAGGCGAGCGAAGGCAAGGCCGACGCGCTGATCATCGATCTCGAAGATTCCGTCGTCACGGAGAAGAAGCCGGAAGCGCGCGGGCTGACGCTTGCGATGCTGAAGGGCCGCCCCGGCCCGCATCAGCTCTATGTCCGCGTCAACGCGCTCGACACCGGCCTGACGCTCACCGATCTCGCCGCGGTGATGCCCGGCAAGCCCGACGGCATCGTGCTGCCGAAATCGCAAGGCGGCGATGACGTGCGCCAGGTTGCAACCTGGCTCGAAGCCTTGGAAGCCGCGGCCGGCATCACGGTCGGCGCGACGCGCATCGT includes the following:
- a CDS encoding acyl-CoA dehydrogenase family protein, whose amino-acid sequence is MDFALTDQQEAIRAAVAKVCEDFPDAYWLKKDHDGGFPHDFHKAMADAGWLGICVPEEYGGSGLGITEAAIMMRAIAESGAGMSGASAVHINVFGLNPVVVFGTEEQRKRMLPPMVEGREKACFAVTEPNTGLNTTQLKTRAVAKNDRYIVNGQKVWISTAQVAHKILLLARTTPLEDVRSPTHGLSLFYTDFDRKKIKVHEIEKMGRKIVDSNELFFEDFEIPMEDRIGEEGKGFQYILEGMNPERILIAAEAVGLGKLALSRATEYAKTRVVFNRPIGKNQGIQHPLAVNWVELEAAWLMVMQAAWQYDKGLPCGAGANAAKYFAGEAGYHACEQAVMTHGGFGYAKEFHVERYLREVLIPRIAPVSPQLALSFIAEKVLGLAKSY
- a CDS encoding TRAP transporter large permease yields the protein MTPFIVLALLFGLLALGTPVGFAMAFSGSVGLIMVGGWGTLLGILQTAPLSTVSAYELITIPMFLLMADLVLLSGVADDLFKTASAWVGRIPGGLGMATALAGAGFGAICGTSTASAATLSSTSLPAMIRQGYEPKMAAGVVAISGTLSMLLPTSVALVIFGLLAEVNIGKLLISGIIPAILVTFTIMATIYFLVWQDPSRAPAAKSVPWREKFSLLWQVSPMVVLFSIVTGTIYLGVATPTEASAFGAFGAFLLAIVKGKITPSSLYATLLRACHGTCMIIMILVGASIFGYFFTLTHVTQDLVAWIGSLPASRWVIITLILCGYIVLGSFMDQIAILVLTVLIVLPLIKTLGFDPIWFGVIKIVTAEVGMITPPVGLNCFIVARYAKRPVAEVFHGTFPHFIAHLIAIAILVAFPSIILWLPSQMGR
- a CDS encoding TRAP transporter small permease, giving the protein MIKRAGDVLGALERALTVIAVVFMFVIMLLVVADVFMRYALNSPFSFTYDLIGLYLLAGVFFFTLSDALREHVHVGVDILLSRFSLTGRRLSEIVTALAGLFVFVLICKVGFERALENYEQHDVLSGAIPWPTWISAALVPFGCGVLVLRLALQLVGNVLSLVSGRDLYPLPPVTGVGEARGFE
- a CDS encoding TRAP transporter substrate-binding protein; amino-acid sequence: MKKNLVRAAAVLALSLPVSTLQAQALELKVADSFPAGHYLVRLMLKPWMDDVTRRTNGAVTFTYYPNQQIGKAADMLRLTQSGVVDIGYIGPSYVSDKMPLSEVAQLPGAFATSCQGTLAYWKIAREGILAKQEYAPNKIKLLLAVVLPPYQVWTVKSKVETTKDMQGLKLRTTGGAQDLTLRALSAVPVRMAAPDAYESLSRGTMDGLLFPLDSVVSYGLDKLVKHATEGVSFGSFIVAYSINQSVWDKLPDDVKKAMNEASEAITPQACAGVEKEGEVTKKQMQDEGISFDPLPEATRTEIKDKLKGVGKEWASGLDSRGKQASAALKEFDDLLAAGGAK
- a CDS encoding CaiB/BaiF CoA transferase family protein, with protein sequence MGPLAGFTILDLTSVLMGPYGTQVLADMGAEIIKVESPEGDIVRQIGPGRTPGMGGMFLNANRGKRSIVLDLKKTEGRDTLLRLAKHANALVYNVRPQAMARLGLDYETLREINPALVYVGAFGYGQSGPYAAKPAYDDLIQCAATIPTLLAAAGDGTPRYVPVTIADRIVGLMLVNATMGGLMHQSRTGVGQRIDVPMFESMTEFVLVDHLGGLTYDPPLDHGGYARLLSRYRRPYKTSDGYLCVLIYNDKHWRSFFEAIGQPHFLDRPRFANHASRTKHIDEIYEEIGHIFLTRTTAEWRDLLERADIPVMPMHTLETILDDPHLNAIDFFRTVDHPVEGRIRQMRVPSTWSVTQPEAAGPAPTLGQHGRDILREAGFSTEEIEALAEQEAVHLAAPP
- a CDS encoding MaoC family dehydratase; the encoded protein is MAGLYFEDFSVGQEFRHPLTRTVTEMDNTMFSLLTLNPQPLHIDAHFAEKTEFGQRIFNSLYTLGIMIGMTVYDTTMGTTVANLGMTDVTFPKPVFHGDTLRATTKVLSLRESKSRPRAGIVEFEHHALNQNDEIVGKCRRMAMMHKRPV